A stretch of the Ostrea edulis chromosome 9, xbOstEdul1.1, whole genome shotgun sequence genome encodes the following:
- the LOC125658498 gene encoding uncharacterized protein LOC125658498 has product MRVLVAKLADQILLSTYRKLFPGSHTLLVSRTVTTRYWDGEKFVEVEASSDLDALKLVSQKDQIKEESEKILSKLGEDDPRVNPRAALQGAPRGLKYRKKYVQALQSQEKIEERFSIEKIEKILSEMVISQQQNQQSKETDGINDEFSLIKNERPPHPYAPKQRKCIICEYDVHLDYKNVRLLSQFVSPHSGMIYNRGTTGLCIPMQKHIASLINTARAFGFMPFLNKRMEFKDDPDIRPKDT; this is encoded by the exons GATCACACACATTGTTGGTTTCCAGAACTGTGACGACCCGTTACTGGGACGGTGAAAAGTTTGTAGAAGTGGAGGCTTCAAGTGATTTAGATGCTTTGAAGTTAGTTTCCCAAAAAGACCAGATCAAAGAAGAATCTGAGAAAATTTTGAGTAAGCTTGGAGAAGATGACCCTAGAGTAAACCCAAGGGCAGCCTTACAAGGCGCCCCGAGAGGGCtcaaatacagaaaaaaatacgTGCAGGCATTGCAAAGTCAGGAGAAAATTGAAGAGAGGTTTAGTATCgagaaaatagaaaaaattcTGAGTGAAATGGTCATCTCCCAGCAacagaatcaacaatcaaaggagACGGATGGTATCAATGATGAG TTTTCACTCATAAAGAATGAGAGACCTCCTCATCCATATGCACCCAAACAGCGCAAGTGTATAATCTGCGAATATGATGTTCATTTGGATTACAAG AATGTGCGATTGCTGAGCCAGTTTGTGTCCCCTCACTCTGGGATGATCTACAACCGAGGGACTACAGGACTATGTATACCAATGCAGAAACACATAGCCAGTCTTATTAACACGGCCAGAGCATTTG GTTTCATGCCTTTCCTCAACAAAAGAATGGAATTTAAGGATGACCCTGATATAAGACCAAAAGACACTTAA